The sequence below is a genomic window from Cedecea neteri.
AATTTGTTCTGGCGTGGTGCCGAGGTTAATCCCCAGATGGTTTACCAACTGCAGCTTGCCGCTTTCATCAATGCGCGCGAAAAGCGACATCTCGGTGTAGGCCGGGCCGCGCTGCACCAGTGACCCGCCGGAGTTGTTGCAAATCCCGCCGATAACCGAAGCGCCAATACAGGATGAGCCAATCACCGAATGCGGCTCGCGCCCGAGCGGCTTCAGCGCTTTTTCCAGCGAGTACAGCGTGGTGCCTGGATACGCCAGCACCTGCTCGCCCTTATCCAGCAGATGCAGCTTGTCGAGGCGCAGCGTGCTGATAATCACAATATCGCGGTCGTAGTCGCTGCCGCTGGGCGTCGAGCCTTCGGTCAGGCCGGTGTTGGCGGCCTGCATAATAATAATTTTATCCGCCGCGACGCAGGTGCTTAATACGCGCCACAGCTCCAGCAGAGAGCCAGGGAAGACCACTGCCAGCGCTTCCCCCTGGCCTGAACGGAAGCCTTTGCGGTAGCGGGCCGTTTTGGCCGGATCGGTTAAAACATGGTGCGAGCCAACGTGGCGAGAGAGTTCGTTTATCAGCGTTTTATTATCGGAAGTCATCAAAACAGACATGGATCCACTCCTTGTGATGGCATCAAAAAGCCTGTCGTTAAGCATAGCGCCGAAAAACGTGAGCGTAACGAGGAAATCTCCACGAAATCAGCAGCCAGACTTGGCTACGCTCTTCTTACCGTGATGGCGATGTGGCAAACTGCACGCCTTAACAAACGCTTGTGAGAGTGAATCCGATGAAATGGCTCTGTTCTGTAGGGATTGCCGTAAGCCTGGCGCTGCAGCCTGCGCTGGCCGACGAAATGTTTGGCCCGCACCCTTTAACGCCGGAAGCGCGTGATGCCTACGTCACCGACCTGCTGAAAAAAATGACCACCGATGAAAAAATCGGTCAGCTGCGTTTGATAAGCGTCGGCCCGGACAACCCGAAAGAAGCCATCCGCGAAATGATCAAAGCCGGGCAGGTGGGGGCCATTTTCAACACGGTCACCCGTCAGGATATCCGCACCATGCAGGACCAGGTGATGCAGCTCAGCCGCCTGAAAATTCCTCTCTTCTTCGCCTACGATGTGGTGCACGGCCAACGTACCGTTTTCCCGATAAGCCTCGGCCTGGCGTCTTCGTTCAATTTGGATGCGGTCAAAACCGTGGGGCGGATTTCCGCCTATGAAGCCGCCGACGACGGTCTGAACATGACCTGGGCGCCAATGGTGGACGTCTCGCGCGATCCGCGCTGGGGCCGCGTCTCCGAAGGCTTTGGGGAAGACACCTACCTGACTTCGATTATGGGCCGCACCATGGTTGAAGCGATGCAGGGCAAAAGTCCGGCCGATCGCTACTCGGTGATGACCAGCGTGAAACACTTCGCCGCCTATGGCGCGGTGGAAGGCGGGAAAGAGTACAACACCGTCGACATGAGCCCGCAGCGCCTGTTCAACGACTACATGCCGCCGTACAAAGCCGCGCTGGATGCGGGCAGCGGTGGCGTAATGGTGGCGCTGAACTCCCTGAACGGCACGCCGGCCTCCGCCGACAGCTGGCTATTAAAAGATTTGCTGCGCGACGAATGGAAATTCAAAGGCATCACCATCTCCGATCACGGCGCGATTAAAGAGCTCATCAAACACGGCGTAGCCAGCGACCCGAAAGACGCGGTGCGCATTGCGCTCAACTCCGGCATCAACATGAGCATGAGTGATGAGTACTACAGCAAATACCTGCCGGAGCTGGTGAAAAGCGGCGCGGTGCCGATGAAAGAGCTGGATGACGCCACCCGCCACGTGCTGAACGTGAAATACGACATGGGGTTGTTCAACGATCCGTACAGCCACCTCGGGCCGAAAGACTCTGATCCGGTAGATACCAACGCCGAAAGCCGCCTGCACCGCAAAGAAGCGCGTGAAGTGGCGCGAGAAAGCATGGTGCTGCTGAAAAACCGTCTGCAAACGCTGCCGCTGAAAAAGACCTCTACCATTGCGGTGATTGGTCCCCTGGCGGACAGCAAGCGTGACGCCATGGGCAGCTGGTCAGCCGCAGGCGTGGCCGCGCAGTCCGTCACCCCGCTGGAGGGCATCAGAAATGCCGTTGGCCAGCAGGGCAAAGTGGTGTTCGCGAAGGGCGCGAACGTGACCGATGAAAAAGATATCGTCGAGTTCCTGAACCAGTACGAACCGGCGGTCACCGTTGACCCGCGCACGCCGAAGGCGATGATCGACGAAGCGGTGAATACGGCGAAAAATGCCGACGTGGTCGTGGCGGTGGTCGGTGAAGCCCAGGGCATGGCGCATGAAGCGTCCAGCCGCACCAACCTGACGCTGCCGCAGAGCCAGCGTGACCTGATTGCTGCGCTGAAGGCTACCGGTAAACCGCTGGTGTTAGTGTTGATGAACGGCCGTCCTCTGGCGCTGGTGAAAGAAGACCAGCAGGCGGACGCGCTGCTTGAAGCCTGGTATGGCGGCACGGAAGGCGGTAACGCCGTCGCTGACATTCTGTTCGGCGACTACAACCCGTCCGGCAAACTGCCGATGTCCTTCCCGCGTTCCGTAGGGCAAATTCCGACGTACTACAGCCACCTGAATACCGGCCGCCCGTACGATCCGGAAAAACCGAACAAATACACCTCCCGCTACTTTGATGAAGCCAACGGGCCGCTGTATCCGTTTGGCTACGGCCTGAGCTACACCACCTTTAAAGTCGGTGACGTGAAGCTCTCTGCCCCTGGCATGAAGCGCGACGGCAAAGTTGAAGCGTCGGTTACTGTCACCAACACCGGCGATCGGGCAGGGGAAACCGTGGTGCAGATGTACCTGCAGGACGTGACTGCTTCCATGAGCCGCCCGGTGAAAGAGCTGAAAGGCTTTAAGAAAGTGGCGCTGAAAGCGGGCGAAAGCCAGACGGTCAGCTTCCCAATCGACATCAGCGCCCTGAAGTTCTGGAACGCGAAGATGAAGTACGATGCCGAGCCGGGCAAGTTCAACGTGTTTATCGGCCTCGATTCCGCCCGCGTGCAGCAGGGTGAATTTGAGCTGAAATAAACAAGCAGATACTTGAAAAAAGCCACCTTTCGGGGTGGCTGTTTTTTTAGATGTAATTAATGTTCCGCTGAAAGCTAGCGTATTCCCTGATTGTTTTCGGTGCCCAGATTGAGCTCGTTTAATACTGGCGCAACAGAATAGAATGAGCCGCAAACGACGATCGCATCGTCGGCACTGGCGTCATCTCTGGCCGCTTCCCAGCCGGATAAAATATCCGGGAAGCATTTTGCCTGCGGTAAATACTGAGCAATATCTTCAGCTGTAGAGCTTCTGGGGCCCGCCTGAATGCCACAGCAATACCACTCCCCGGCAAGCTCTTTTAACTGTTCAACAGTGCCTTTGATATCTTTATTAATAAGCATGCCGAACACAAAAAGGTACTTTCCCTTTGTGGGGAAGTTGCGCAATCTTTCCGCTAAATATGCCGCAGCGTGAGGATTATGCGCCACATCTAAAATCACCGCCGGTTGATGGTTAATGACTTGAAAACGGCCCGGCAAATTGGCTTTATCTATGACTTCGTCCAACGCGGTAAGATCAAATTTAAGCCCGCTGACGCGCAGGGCCGCGACGGCGGTAGCCACGTTATCCCGAGGCATTTTAGGCTGACTCAGCGGCGCTATTTCGCCGAAGCTATCGCTAAACGACCATGTATCTCCACGATCTATTACTTGCCAGTTGGTCCCGCGTTGATGGCTAATCGCGCCAATCTGTGCCGCATAACGGAGCAATGACGCCGGAGCCTGAACTTGCCCAATCACCGCCGGACGACCGGGGCGGAAGATGCCCGCTTTGATTTCGCCGATGGCTTCGGTGCCTTTCCCCAGCCAGTCTTCATGATCCAGTGCCACGTTGGTAATCACAGAGACATCCGGCGTGAGAATGTTGGTCGCATCATCCCGGCCGCCCATGCCAACCTCAATGATTGCGACATCAACCTGAGCCCATTTCATCAGGCAAAACGCGCCTAGCGTATTGAACTCGAAAGGCGTGAGCGTAGTGGCCTCGCGTGCTTTTTCAATTTCAACAAAGGCAGAAATATGGGCGGCATCCGACAGTTCCTGGCCCTGAATGCGCACGGTCTCTTTATAGTGGATCATGTGGGGTGAGCTGAAGATGCCCACTTTGTGCCCTGACAGCATGAGCACTTTCTCGAGGGTATGGCAGGTGGTGCCTTTCCCGTTGGTCCCGCCAACCAAAAAGACAAAAGGCGCGGGCTTTAAGACATTCAGTTTGGCTGCCACGTCCTTGATTCTGTCCAGGCCCATATCAATGACCTGCGAATGAAGGCTGTCGATGTAAGCCAGCCAGCGAGGTAAGTCTGAGGTGAGATCGGGTATGTTTGCGCGGTTGCTCATCAAATATTCCTTGGAAAAAACGTCAATCTGCGGGGTGGGGTTGCCGCTTTAGCTGGCCGGGTTCAGGACGAAATTGAAGTCCAGGGTGCAGAACGATTGCGGGCAAAACGTACCGTCAGGCGCAATGCCCGGCGCGTGTTCAACCCAGTCGGCAATCAACGAGGCTCTTACGCCAAATACGCTGTCTGAATTGAGGTATTCATCCTCTTTATTGAAGACATGCGTAATTAAACGCTGATATCCCTCAGCGTTGATCATGAAGTGCAGATGCGCCGGGCGCCACGCAGCTCTCCCCTGGGCGGCAAGCAGGCTGCCGACCGGGCCGTCGCTGGGGATCTCATAAGCCTCAGGAACAACGGTTCTGAAGAAGAACTCTCCCTGCGAGTCTGCCTTCAGGACACCTCGACAGCGAAGTCCGTGAACATCCGATGCCTGCACATCGTATTGACCATCGCCGTCGGCATGCCAGATATCAATCGTTGCATTGGCGACGGCTTCCCCGCCGATCCCGGTTACTTTGCCTGTTACAAACCACGGTGTACCCGGCGCGCCCTGTGAAAAATCGTCTCCAGGTGCAAGCTGGGGAGCTTCCGCTACATGGAAAGGCCCAAATACGGTGGATTCCGTGCAGCCCGCGGGTTTGCGATTATTTTGCGCAATCACCAAAGAAGATAATCCCAGCACATCGGAAAGCAAAATAAACTCCTGGCGTTCGGGGCTGCAATATTTTCCAACCTGGGTAAGAAATTCAATGCCTTTCTCCCACTCCTGCTCCGTCAGCTGTACGTCCCGGGCAAAAGAATGCAAATGCTCGATCAGACCAGTAAAAATCGTATGCATACGGTCGTCGGGGGGAATTGAAATTCTGGAGAGCACTTCCTGGGTAATATTTTTATCATTAATGTTTAACATTTTATTATGTCTCGCTGCCACGAGGAGTAGGGTGAGGGACCCACAATGTGACACTGACTTTTTAAACTTTAAATATCTTCTTCTGGAATTAATGTAATCAAGTGTATTAATTTTGGTTTAATTATTTTTGTGTGGTTATTAAGAGGTTAGACGTCTAACTTCACGGGCTTGTCTGGTTTTTATAGTTTTTCACATCAATAAAAAAATAATAAAAATAAATATGAATAAAATGCGGCAGTGAAACGTTAGCTGAGTATGTCCGCTACCGGAAATACTCCATGCTGCGTATTTTTCTGAAAATAATCCTCGGCCTGTCGTTCAGTCCCTGGCTGTATGCCGCGCCGGAAAGCTACAGCGTCCTCACGCCGCAAACGGCGATAGAACTTTCATGGCGCGCTTTTGGCGGGACTTCTCAGGCGCACCTCGAGGGTGTCACTGGCTCACTTTTGCTGGATGCAGGGAACGATATGCACGACAGCATCAGCGTGCACATCCCCGTCGCGACGCTTCAGGCTTCAAACAGCCTGCTGACGTATCAGCTGCAGGGCGGGTTATTCTTTGATACCGCACATTATCCTATGCTCACGTTTACCAGCACCAGAGTTGTGGCTCAGGGCAACGGGCGATACAGGATTTTTGGCATAGTGCAGGTAAAAAATGTCCAGCGTCCGGTGGTTTTGGAGGCAAGTCTGGATCACGCACCCGCATTAACTTCAGGCCCAAGTGCTCTCTCATTACGTGCCACAACGGTTATCTCCCGCGCCGCCTTTAATATGGATAAATTTGAGGCCGTGGTGGATGACAGTGTTGCGATTGAGATTAGAATTCGCGCAAGGGTTGGCTAGGTTTTTTTAAGTAAGTTTTTGTTATGTATGTGTTTAATTGCTTATTCTTTGAGGTGGGCGGTGTCCCTATTTTAACCTTTCAATTTTCCGTTCACCCGTAGATCGATTTCCCATATACGCTCAGAGCACGGTGAACGTGTCAGGGGGCATTACGCCATGCCCCCTGACAACCCCCGGCGCCCGGCGAACTCATCGCCGCTGAAGCGGTAAACCCACCGGCTATCACCCAAACATTCGGGGTCGTTCGCGATTCGTTCCCGACGATCGCTCTCTTTCGCTGTTCCCGACAGCTCAACCCCGCCTGAGTTGGGTCATAACCGGGGGCGATGGGAGCCGGGGACAAGGGCGTAGCTGTAAGACTTGAAGCAACAATGATTTTCAGAATAGCTGTGGGCTAACAGCGAGGCACGGTTCCGGCTTAAATCGCCTCTGTTTTCTCTCCGACTGGCCAGGGTCCGGCCGTCGGGAACGGCCGGAGGCTGAGAGCGTCGGGAACGCATCTCAGCCGACCCAGGACTGGGAGATAAAACGGAGGTCTGCCGCTTCAGCGGTCGATTTATTTCGCCGGGAGTCCGGGTTCTCAGGGGAGTGACGGTGATTCCCCTGAGACGTTCACCGATGCGGTGGCTACATATAAAAAAGGGCTGGAAGTGAACGGAACATTAGCCGACCCTTCATAATCGCGGGTATTTGCTGCCATAAGCCCACCCGGAAACCATCAATAGCTCTCTCATTACGTGCCACAACGGTTATCTCTCGCGCCGCCTTTAATATGGATAAATTTGAGGCCGTGGTGGATGACAGTGTTGCGATTGAGATTAGAATTCGCGCAAGGGTTGGCTAGGTTTTTTTAAGTAAGTTTTTGTTATGTATGTGTTTAATTGCTTATTCTTTGAGGTGGGCGGTGTCCCTATTTTAACCTTTCAATTTTCCGTTCACCCGTAGATCGATTTCCCATATACGCTCAGAGCACGGTGAATGTGTCAGGGGGCATTACGCCATGCCCCCTGACAACCCCCGGCGCCCGGCGAGCTCATCGCCGCTGAAGCGGTAAACCCACCGGCTATCACCCAAACATTCGGGGTCGTTCGCGATTCGTTCCCGACGATCGCTCTCTTTCGCTGTTCCCGACAGCTCAACCCCGCCTGAGTTGGGTCATAACCGGGGGCGATGAGAGCCGTGAACAAGGGCGTGGCTGTGGGACTTTCAGCAACGTTAACGTTCCGTATGGCTGCGGGATTGAAGCGAGGCACGGTTCCGGCTTAAATCGCCTCCATTTTCTCTCCGACTGGCCAGGGTCCGGCCGTCGGGAACGGCCGGAGGCTGAGAGCGTCGGGAACGCATCTCAGCCGACCCAGGACTGGGAGATAAAACGGAGGTCTGCCGCTTCAGCGGTCGATTTATTTCGCCGGGAGTCCGGGGTCTCGGGGGAGTGACGGTGACTCCCCCGAGTCGTTCACAAGTGCGGGGGCTGCATATAAAACAGGACTCAAAGTGAACGGAACTTTAGCCGACCTTGCATAATCGCGGGTATTTGCTGCCATAAGCCCACCCGGAAACCATCAATACAAATTCTGCGGTGTAAAAATCCCGTGGTGAGACGCGCGGAAAGGGATCACCGTCGCAGGCGCCGGAGCAGACTCTGCATTGAGCGAATCCAGAAAAGCTCTGGCCCACCACTGGCTGTCGTACCTTTCCACTTTGGCCAGCAGCTGCTGGTGACGGCGTTTGCGCTCGTGCAGCGGCATCGTCAGCGCGGAGTACAGCGCATGGCTTGCTTCGTTGGCATCGTAGGGATTGATCAACACCGCATCCGTCAGCTGTTCTGCCGTGCCGGTCAGGGCCGACAGCATCAGTACGCCGGGGTCTTCGGCATCCTGCGCGAGAACAAAGGCTTTTGCCTCCAGGCTCATCCCCTCAGAAAGTGGGGTGAACATCGCCACGTGGGCGTTACGGTAAAACGCGTAAATCAAATCGGAGTGGCACAGATGGTTGCGAATATAGTTGATGGGGTACCAGCCCGAATCCCCAAAGCGAGCGTTAATGTCTGCGCACTGGTGTTCCAGCTGGTCGCAGAGATCCCGCGCCGACCACGAATAGCCCCTTGAAGCATCAGAAATTTGCAGCAGGCTGACGTCACGCAGGTACTCCGGGTGCGAACTTAGAAACGTTTCCATCGTATTCAGGTGGCAATGCACGCCGCTGATATCGCTGATGGTGTCGTTGCTGATCACAATCTGGCGAGGGTAGTTGCGCACCGCTTCGGCGTTGGTGTGCGAAAGCGGCGGCAGGGTTTTATCCACGCCGCAGGGAAAAATCCCCAGCCGGATAATGTGCCCGTTAAGCTGAATAAGATTATCCGCCAGCCGCTCCACGCGATAAAACCGCAGCGCATAGGCGAGGAAATTATTCACATCTCCGCTCGACTGGAAGCCAAGCAGATCGTAGCTGAACAGCGCCTGCATCAGGCTGTCGTGCTCGGGCACCGAGCGCAGCACATCGCCTGGCGGGAAGGGCTGATGCAGGAAGAAGCCGCAGCGGTTGGTGTAGCCATCCTCTTTGAGCATCTTGCCGGTGAACAGCAGATGGTAGTCCTGCACCCAGACGAGATCGTCAGGCTCAATTTTGGCGGCCACCCGAGCTTTCACATCATAGTTATAGTTCTTCCAGGTGGTGAAATACTCTTTTTTATAGTGGATCAAATCCGGGCGATTGTGGAAAACCGGCCACAGCACCTGATGAATATAGCCCTGGTAAAAGTTGTCATACTCGTTGGGGGTCAGCGCCCAGCTGTATTGCTGGTAGCCCGACTGGCTGAAAAAACGCTCTTTTCTCTGCTTATTCCCGGCGGCTATTTCACCGTTCCAGCCAAACCACAGGCCCGAATGTTTCTTCAGAACGGCATGAAGGACCGGAAGCAAAGGATCGCCGCGCTGCCCGCGTTCTGGTTCGCAGCGATTAGACAGCATAATAAGACGAGACATACATCACCTCAGGTTAGCATTCGGGTTGATAGCGCACGGGCGTTAGCGGGACAGCACCGCTTCTTCCTGGGTCACGATAGTTTCAAACCACGCCAGTTCCGACAGCTTGTGGGTCACCCACTGGCGGGAGAACGCTTCCCCCAGGCTTTCGGTCATGTAATGGCTTTGCTGAAACTCTGCGATTGCGACGTGCTGGAACAGCGGCAGCTCAGGGGCAAACAGCGCCGAATTCTTTAGGGTATCGCTGTCGATATTTTCCAGCCCGTAAAGCATGCCGGTCAGAATGGCGGCCATCGCCAGATACGGGTTCACGTCGGCCCCGGCCAGGCGGTACTCAATGCGGCGGTTGCTGTCGTCGGAGCAGGGGATGCGCAAGGCGGCGCTGCGCTTGTTGTAGCCCCAGGAACTGAACAGCGGCTCATTAAGATTTTTGCGCAACCGCCTGAAAGAGTTAACGTGTGGAGCGATAACGGCCACGGCGGCGGGCATGGTTTGCAACATCCCCGCCAGGCAGAGCTGGGTCATTTCGTTCAGGTTTTCCGCCGGGGAGGCAAAAACGTTGTCGCCTTTGCGGTCGTTCAGGCTGATATGAAAATGCAGGCCATTCCCGGCCAGGTGCGAAAACGGCTTTGCCATAAAGTTTGCCTGATAGCCAAACTTATCGGCCACAATACTGGTCAGGCGGCGTAGCGCCAGCACGCTTTCGCACACGCCAACGATGTCTTTGCCATGCTTCAGGTTCAGCTCAAACTGCCCGGCTTCCGCTTCGCAGACGATACCGCTCAGCGGCAGTTTTTGATCGGCGGCGGCCTGCTCCAGCGCTTCAATAAAAGCGGTGTAATCGGACGGGACGGGCATATAAAAGCAGCCCTGGGCCGGGACGTCCTGCTGGGCTTTGCTGACCAGGTAAAACTCTATTTCCGGCGCGGCGACCGGGTACAGGCCGTGGTAATGAAACTTCTGCAGGACATTTTCCAGCACCACTCTGGGTTCCAGCGCGTAGCCGCTGCCGTCGCTCTGCTTCATGGTCAACAGCAACTGCGCGTTGTGCTTCGGGTCGTGGGCGCAGGGCCGCAGCGTACCCGCCACCGGCAGGCAAAGCCCGTCGGGCTCGTCGTATTCCACGCTGGCCGAGGCCTGGCTAAACGGCTTGCCCTCGTGATCCATCGCGTAAACGGATTGTGGGAAATAACAGCCGGCAGAGAGCGACAGCAGGCTGTCTACCGCGATGCGTTTGCCGCGAAAAGCCCCGTTGACGTCATTGAGGTAAATATCAACGTGCTTTGTGTCTGGGTGACGCTGCAAGTAGCGCTGCACCTCTTCGGCAAACTCTTTAGCTCGCTCCTCCGCTGGCTTTTGCCGCGCTGACTGGCCGACGGATCCTTCACTGGATGAGGCCTGCGGAAAAGCGAAAAGCGTAAAAATGTTTTTAACGAGCGAGTGGTGAATGAGTGAGTTCATGGCGGTCTTTTTCTAAGCCTCTCGGCGACGAAAAGAGCATATTCACTGGCGTATAAAAAGAAGGTAAAAAAGCCAAAGCGGTGGGTAAAAAAAGTATAAATGACAATAAGTGTAGGGCTTTAGCCCGACCGTTGAGGCGTTGGTGATGGCGTTTACGACGGCCAGCCTGTCCAAACGAGTTCGCATATCATATACCGCTTAGTGCTTTCCCCAGCTGATTCAAACTCGGCTATTCTTTGTTTACTGCATGATTTTTAAGTAAAGAACAACGAGGAATAACTATGAACATATCAACACGTTGGGGTTTGGCAGGATTAGTGATGTTGGCAGCAGGCGCGCAGGCGGCTGAACCGGTGAAAGTCGGCTCTAAAATTGATACCGAAGGCTCTTTGCTCGGCAATATTATTTTGCAGGTGCTGGAAAGCCATGATGTAAAAACCGTCAACAAAGTCCAGCTCGGTACCACCCCGGTTGTGCGCGGGGCGATTACCTCCGGTGAGCTGGATATTTACCCGGAATACACCGGCAACGGCGCGTTCTTCTTTAAAACTGAAAACGATCCGGCCTGGAAAGATGCCCAAAAGGGCTATGAAAAAGTTAAGCAACTGGATTACGACAAAAACCATCTGGTCTGGCTGACGCCGGCCCCGGCCAATAACACTTACACCATCGCGGTACGTAAGGATTTGGCGGAGAAAAACCACCTGGTTTCCCTGGCCGACCTTAGCGAATACCTGAAAAAGGGCGGCACCTTTAAGCTGGCGGCTTCCGCCGAGTTTATTGAGCGTTCCGACGCGCTGCCTGCTTTCGAAAAAGCTTACGGCTTTAAGCTGGAACAAAGCCAGCTGCTTTCCCTGGCCGGGGGCGACACCGCAGTAACCATTAAAGCAGCAGCGCAGCAAACCTCCGGCGTTAACGCCGCGATGGCCTACGGCACCGATGGCCCGGTTGCGGCCCTGGGTCTGGAAACGCTCACCGACCCTAAAGGCGTACAGGCAGTTTCTGCGCCAACCGCCGTGGTGCGTGAGGCCGTGCTGAAAGAGTACCCGCAAATTGGCGACTGGCTGAAACCGGTCTTTACTTCCCTCGACCAGAAAACCCTGCAGCAGTTGAACGCGAAAATTGCCGTGGAAGGTCAGGATGCCAAAAAAGTGGCCGCTGATTACTTAAAGCAAAAAGGCTTTGTTAAATAGCCTGCTGGCGGCGTGCATCGTGCATAAACGCGCGAAATGCACGTCGTTATCTGGTCTGCCTCAAACAGCCGAAAACGCTGGTTTTCGGCTGTTTGTCCTCAATCTGCTGGAATGACGTTTGCTAAAAATTCATAACAGGGTACTGCTGCTGCTGGTGTTACTGCTGGCGGCCGCCTTGATGTTACTCCCGATCATCAACAACGCGCCTAACCGCCTGGTTTCCGGCGAGCCGCTGGGCTTTACCCAGTTGCCCGGCACGCTGCATTACTGGCTGGTGATTCCTTTTCTGATGCTGGCTGGCCTGACGCTGGCACCCGCACGCGCCCTCACGCAACTGGTGATTATTGCCACCGGTGAACTGCTGTTTATCGGCCTGCTGTTACTACTGGGGCATACCGCGAGCCAGCTTGCCCTTGAGGGCAGTTCCCTCGCGCGTACGTCTCCCGGCAGTGGACTGTGGCTGATGCTGGCGGTTTGCCTGCTGCTGTGCGCCGATGCGGCTAACCGCCTTACGGCCAGCCCTTTGTGGCGGCTCTTGCTGAATCTCCAGGTCTGGCTCGTCCCCGTCGCGCTGCTGGCAACCGGCTACTTCAGCGATCTTTCGCTGATGAAGGAGTATGTCAACCGCCAGGACGTGTTTGACGATGCCCTGAGCCGCCACCTGGCCCTGCTGGCCGGCACGCTGGTTCCGGCGCTGCTGATTGGCGTCCCGCTGGGGCTGCTTTGCTATCGCCGCCCGGCCTGGCAATCCGGCGTGTTTTCTCTGCTCAACGTGATCCAGACGGTGCCGTCCGTGGCGCTGTTCGGCCTGCTGATTGCGCCGCTGGCGGGCCTTGCCGCCTGGCTGCCG
It includes:
- a CDS encoding ABC transporter permease, producing the protein MLKIHNRVLLLLVLLLAAALMLLPIINNAPNRLVSGEPLGFTQLPGTLHYWLVIPFLMLAGLTLAPARALTQLVIIATGELLFIGLLLLLGHTASQLALEGSSLARTSPGSGLWLMLAVCLLLCADAANRLTASPLWRLLLNLQVWLVPVALLATGYFSDLSLMKEYVNRQDVFDDALSRHLALLAGTLVPALLIGVPLGLLCYRRPAWQSGVFSLLNVIQTVPSVALFGLLIAPLAGLAAWLPWLGKIGVSGIGVAPALIALVLYALLPLVRGVVAGLQQVPRNIVESALGMGMSRAQIFWRAEVPLALPVLLRSLRVVCVQTIGMAVIAALIGAGGFGSIIFQGLLSSALDLVLLGVMPVIALAVIVDALFKLFISLLEAK